Proteins co-encoded in one Hyla sarda isolate aHylSar1 chromosome 4, aHylSar1.hap1, whole genome shotgun sequence genomic window:
- the AMN1 gene encoding protein AMN1 homolog — MDGCRVDPLLDRCLVCLSKNLSRYESDLEPLPPHLKDKLITLLCVQGLLTDANIGRVLHPSVKKLDLRDCDVSDDALRLITCCRQLKKINLNSSKGEERTSVTSEGITAIAQSCPYLHEVTLKKCCSLTDAGVLALSLNCPLLQVINLSGCIMVGDASLEALGQNCPLLHSVDLSATKVTDDGIVALVTGKCSKNLKEIHIVRCTHVTDDTVEAILTSCPNIDILLFHGCPQITDRSVVALEQLLGSKKLRQITWTV; from the exons ATGGACGGCTGCCGGGTGGACCCCCTGTTAGACAG GTGTCTTGTTTGCTTATCAAAAAACCTCTCCAGATACGAGTCAGACCTGGAACCTCTACCCCCACATCTCAAGGACAAGCTGATAACGCTCCTCTGCGTCCAGGGTCTTCTCACAGATGCCAACATTGGACGG GTCCTACATCCTTCTGTGAAAAAACTCGACCTCCGTGACTGTGACGTGTCTGACGACGCTCTGAGGCTAATAACCTGCTGCCGACAACTCAAGAAAATAAATCTAAACTCCAGCAAAGGAGAGGAGAGGACCTCAGTCACTTCTGAAG GAATTACCGCCATTGCCCAGTCTTGTCCATACCTCCATGAAGTTACCCTTAAAAAATGTTGCAGTCTGACTGACGCCGGGGTCCTGGCTCTCTCGTTAAATTGCCCCCTATTGCAGGTCATTAACTTGAGCGGCTGCATCATGGTTGGCGACGCGTCCTTGGAGGCGCTGGGGCAGAACTGTCCTCTGCTGCACAGTGTGGACTTGTCAGCCACAAAG GTGACGGATGACGGCATTGTTGCTTTAGTGACTGGAAAATGTTCAAAGAACTTGAAG GAGATTCACATAGTCCGTTGCACGCATGTGACAGATGACACGGTGGAGGCCATTCTCACTTCTTGCCCCAATATCGACATCCTGCTCTTCCATGGATGCCCACAAATCACAG ATCGTTCGGTAGTCGCCTTAGAACAATTGCTGGGATCAAAGAAACTGAGGCAGATCACATGGACTGTGTAa